Proteins co-encoded in one Phalacrocorax aristotelis unplaced genomic scaffold, bGulAri2.1 scaffold_36, whole genome shotgun sequence genomic window:
- the LOC142051392 gene encoding LOW QUALITY PROTEIN: leucine-rich repeat transmembrane protein FLRT1-like (The sequence of the model RefSeq protein was modified relative to this genomic sequence to represent the inferred CDS: inserted 1 base in 1 codon; deleted 5 bases in 3 codons) has translation MGGGSLPRPSHWPPSGGAAPPPFPSPPLTVVAAVAAAAAAAAACPSVCRCAGGASTCNDRGLTAVPEGLPPGATTLFLQNNRIGDXGIPARLGHLSALKVLYLYANALEQLPAHLPPALRELHLQENNVRGLAGGHWRGAPLLERLHLDDNSVSAAGIEEDAFAENRRLRLLFLSRNHLSSVPPGLPPALEELRLDDNRIHTIPLRAFEGLPALRRLVLDGNLLANQRMADDTFSRLVNLSELSLGRNALAAPPANLPRARLRRLSLAANAISHVPAGALARMRSLERLDLSDNNLTTLPRGLFDDLGSLSHLGLRNNPWFCGCNLAWLRDWLRRRAPPRLEVKGLLCQAPARLRGLAVGDLRGEMDACDPPAAAPGAAASAPGVADVPARRRRAAGIAGGPDVNGRPVGWQGGPGGVSEGPVAPGPPPARPYA, from the exons atggggggggggtccctgccCCGT CCTTCACACTGGCCGCCCTccgggggggcggcccccccccctttcccctctccccccctgACTGTCGTCGCCgccgtcgccgccgccgccgccgccgccgccgcctgtcCGTCCGTCTGCCGCTGCGCCGGCGGC GCGTCTACCTGCAACGACCGGGGCCTGACGGCCGTCCCCGAGGGTCTCCCCCCCGGCGCGACCACCCTCTTCCTCCAAAACAACCGCATCGGCG GCGGCATCCCGGCGCGTTTGGGCCACTTATCGGCGTTAAAGGTCCTGTACCTGTACGCCAACGCCTTGGAGCAGCTGCCGGCGCACCTGCCGCCGGCGCTGCGGGAGCTGCACCTGCAGGAGAACAACGTCCGGGGGCTT GCCGGCGGGCACTGGCGCGGGGCGCCGCTGCTCGAGCGCCTGCACCTGGACGACAACTCGGTCTCGGCCGCCGGCATCGAGGAAGACGCCTTTGCCGAAAACCGCCGCTTGCGGTTGCTGTTTTTATCCCGGAATCACCTCAGCAGCGTCCCGCCGGGGCTGCCGCCGGCGCTGGAGGAGCTGCGGCTGGACGACAACCGCATTCACACCATCCCGCTCCGCGCCTTCGAGGGTTTGCCGGCGCTTCGGCGCCTGGTGCTGGACGGGAACCTCTTGGCCAACCAGCGGATGGCGGACGACACCTTCAGCCGCCTGGTCAACCTCAGCGAGCTCTCCCTGGGGCGCAACGCCCTGGCGGCGCCGCCGGCCAACCTCCCCCGCGCCCGCCTGCGCCGCCTGTCCCTGGCCGCCAACGCCATCAGCCACGTCCCTGCCGGCGCCTTGGCGCGGATGCGCTCGCTGGAGCGGCTGGATCTCTCGGACAACAACCTGACGACGCTGCCGCGGGGGCTCTTCGACGACCTGGGGAGCCTGAGCCACCTGGGGCTGCGCAACAACCCCTGGTTCTGCGGCTGCAACCTGGCCTGGCTGCGGGACTGGCTGCGCCGGCGGGCGCCGCCGCGGCTGGAGGTCAAGGGGCTGCTGTGCCAAGCGCCGGCGCGGCTGCGGGGGCTGGCGGTG GGGGACTTGAGGGGGGAGATGGATGCCTGCGAccccccggccgccgccccgggAGCCGCCGCCTCGGCGCCCGGGGTCGCGGACGTGCCCgcacggcggcggcgggcggccggcATCGCCGGGGGTCCCGACGTCAACGGGCGGCCTGTGGGGTGGCagggcggccccgggggggtCTCTGAGGGTCCGGtggcccccggcccccccccggcGCGTCCTTACGCCTGA